In one window of Henckelia pumila isolate YLH828 chromosome 1, ASM3356847v2, whole genome shotgun sequence DNA:
- the LOC140876325 gene encoding uncharacterized protein, translating to MARYYNTTSYYDYLQYLSLPIHFFFFLATLFLFLTLTWYINYESRFDSMMDHVKFLLMAFPVLLLLVVYWLSSDVGERAPLVWSLPEKNSLHKVGGSPFGVAIVLMFLMFMISHHASLKERWFPLFSRR from the coding sequence atggctAGATATTATAACACTACTTCTTACTATGATTACCTCCAATACCTCTCTTTACCAAtccacttcttcttctttcttgcCACACTCTTCCTCTTCTTGACCTTAACTTGGTACATAAACTATGAATCAAGATTTGATAGCATGATGGATCATGTCAAGTTTCTCTTGATGGCTTTCCCCGTGCTTCTGCTGCTTGTTGTTTATTGGTTATCGAGCGATGTTGGAGAACGAGCCCCGTTGGTTTGGTCGTTGCCGGAGAAAAATTCTCTACATAAGGTTGGAGGGTCTCCCTTTGGAGTGGCCATTGTTCTCATGTTCTTGATGTTTATGATATCTCATCATGCTTCTTTGAAGGAAAGGTGGTTTCCATTGTTTAGTAGGAGATAA